One Setaria italica strain Yugu1 chromosome I, Setaria_italica_v2.0, whole genome shotgun sequence DNA window includes the following coding sequences:
- the LOC101779767 gene encoding photosystem II 5 kDa protein, chloroplastic-like, whose product MASLTMMASFAAVAAAAPSRRGSFAVARAARVDRCQQEPAARLAAEEAEARPAEGRRAVMLAAAAACVAAIGGAGAAMAGPKNGTPEAKKKYAPICVTMPTAKVCHN is encoded by the coding sequence ATGGCGTCGCTCACCATGATGGCGTCCttcgcggccgtggcggcggccgcgccctcccgccgcgGCAGCTTCGCCGTGGCCAGGGCCGCCAGGGTCGACCGCTGCCAGCAGGAGCCCGCTGCGAGGCTGGCGGCCGAGGAGGCCGAGGCCCGGCCCGCCGAGGGCCGCCGCGCCGTgatgctggcggcggcggccgcgtgcGTCGCGGccatcggcggcgccggcgccgccatggcgGGCCCCAAGAACGGGACCCCCGAGGCGAAGAAGAAGTACGCGCCCATCTGCGTCACCATGCCCACCGCCAAGGTCTGCCACAACTGA